A region from the Lolium perenne isolate Kyuss_39 chromosome 4, Kyuss_2.0, whole genome shotgun sequence genome encodes:
- the LOC127293349 gene encoding uncharacterized protein, with protein MARTRKGWARGLAAFAAVAVAVSAGRKYGWDGEAAVAAFRRGRSALGPWAAPSYVLAHALTLALCPPYAIFFEGAAALVFGFLPGVACVFSAKILGASLSFWIGRAIFKYFTSAMEWLQRNRYFHVVVKGVEKDGWKFVLLARFSPLPSYIINYALSATDVGFFRDFLLPTIVGCLPMILQNVSIVSLAGAAVASTTGSKKSHIYSYLFPILGIVSSVLISWRIKQYSSVLAIPEELKNPLTDGDAKLTPARSESTSSGETRKRR; from the exons ATGGCAAGGACGAGGAAGGGATGGGCGCGCGGGTTGGCGGCATTCGCGGCCGTCGCAGTAGCGGTGTCGGCGGGGCGAAAGTACGGGTGGGACGgggaggcggcggtggcggctttCCGGCGAGGGAGGAGCGCGCTGGGGCCCTGGGCGGCGCCCTCCTACGTCCTGGCCCACGCGCTCACCCTCGCGCTCTGCCCTCCCTACGCCATCTTCTTCGAGGGCGCCGCCGCCCTGGTCTTCGGCTTCCTCCCCGGCGTCGCCTGCGTCTTCTCCGCCAAGATCCTGGGCGCCTCCCTCTCTTTCTGGATCGGCAG GGCAATTTTCAAATACTTCACTTCAGCAATGGAATGGTTACAGAGAAATAGGTACTTCCATGTCGTTGTTAAAGGGGTTGAGAAGGATGGCTGGAAATTTGTGTTACTTGCTAGATTTTCTCCTCTGCCTTCATACATTATCAATTACGCTCTATCTGCCACCGATGTTGGATTTTTTAGGGATTTTCTCCTTCCTACAATTGTTGGCTGCTTACCAATGATCCTACAGAATGTTTCCATTGTAAGTCTTGCTGGTGCAGCAGTGGCCTCTACTACAGGATCTAAGAAGTCTCATATCTACTCTTACTTGTTCCCAATACTTGGCATTGTGTCCAGCGTTCTCATTTCTTGGAGGATTAAGCAATACTCTTCTGTCCTTGCTATTCCTGAAGAGCTTAAAAACCCACTCACTGATGGGGATGCCAAGTTGACTCCAGCGCGATCTGAAAGTACCTCTTCCGGGGAAACTAGGAAGAGAAGGTGA